A DNA window from Allokutzneria albata contains the following coding sequences:
- a CDS encoding PPE domain-containing protein codes for MGDVSGINWLAIPHEQLYKEIRSGRGVATARSAEAFYRKLRKEYEDARFDLAEGLKALGAAWDGLAADSAKANIGRYGPWAELAGSSASSGMTATVAQSDYYTRARDTMPEPRRVTAMPDNGVIQGLANFFGITTDRQLQEKAAHEAHLRAVEVMRSYAQNSKQTATGFPAFAPPPQVGIDVPGAPVPAPRPPIGGAPPIRGPRGGQIGGGDAGSQQQGGGVADQQLDPALNDAGRRGTVEQQGFQPTLTDPVVQPIVRDGGGYTGSGGGGGLTGGIAGFSGGVGGSGGVGAGGGSARGGQQGGGVGQGGRTATPSPAAAQAGRNVTGKPGQSFMQPALGSPQREEDTEHTRKYSVTDDLVGELPKVAPPVIGE; via the coding sequence ATGGGCGACGTTTCAGGCATCAACTGGTTGGCGATCCCACACGAGCAGCTCTACAAGGAGATCAGGAGCGGGCGAGGGGTCGCGACGGCGCGTTCCGCGGAGGCCTTCTACCGGAAGCTCCGCAAGGAGTACGAGGACGCCAGGTTTGACCTGGCTGAGGGGTTGAAGGCACTCGGTGCGGCGTGGGACGGGCTCGCCGCTGACAGCGCGAAGGCCAACATCGGGCGGTACGGGCCGTGGGCGGAGCTGGCCGGGTCGAGCGCGTCGAGCGGGATGACCGCAACGGTCGCGCAGTCCGATTACTACACGCGGGCGAGGGACACGATGCCAGAGCCGAGGCGCGTGACGGCGATGCCGGACAACGGCGTCATCCAGGGGCTCGCGAACTTCTTCGGTATCACCACGGATCGACAACTGCAGGAGAAGGCCGCGCATGAAGCACATCTGCGTGCGGTCGAGGTGATGCGTTCCTATGCGCAGAACTCGAAGCAGACCGCGACCGGCTTCCCGGCCTTCGCCCCGCCGCCGCAGGTCGGGATCGACGTCCCGGGCGCTCCCGTGCCCGCCCCCCGCCCGCCGATCGGTGGTGCGCCGCCGATTCGTGGTCCGAGGGGCGGCCAGATCGGTGGCGGTGATGCGGGCAGTCAGCAACAAGGTGGCGGAGTCGCGGATCAGCAGCTGGATCCCGCGCTGAACGACGCGGGTCGGCGGGGCACCGTGGAACAGCAGGGCTTTCAGCCGACGCTGACCGATCCGGTCGTGCAGCCGATCGTGCGGGATGGCGGCGGCTACACGGGTTCTGGAGGCGGAGGCGGACTCACTGGCGGCATCGCGGGCTTCAGCGGAGGCGTAGGTGGAAGCGGGGGCGTCGGCGCTGGTGGCGGGTCCGCGCGGGGCGGCCAGCAGGGTGGCGGGGTCGGCCAAGGAGGCAGAACCGCAACGCCGTCGCCTGCCGCCGCGCAGGCCGGACGAAACGTGACGGGGAAGCCGGGGCAGTCCTTCATGCAGCCCGCTCTTGGTTCGCCGCAACGGGAAGAGGACACCGAGCACACGCGCAAGTACTCGGTGACCGATGACCTTGTCGGCGAGCTGCCGAAGGTCGCTCCCCCGGTCATCGGCGAGTAG
- a CDS encoding lysylphosphatidylglycerol synthase domain-containing protein: MTVQDEAAPAASAAPAPQPAPRSGRAALMTWLRRALLVLVLAAAGWALYSHWGGVSKTLVTVPWHSTVLSQLAVVLGITAGTLGWQTIVDGLGKPIGAFRGAQIMLVGSLGKYVPGSVWAYLLQMELGRQAGLPRARVFTATLINLGVGVVASLLLGVLALPVMMSSTPGLMWLYLLLPIGLIALHPKVLTWGASLVLKVLKKAPLDHVLPWSTVGRSLGYALLSYVLFGVHLWLLSISSGPVSVRVLLLCAGAVAIGMTVGLIAFILPSGAGVRELVLVSALSTTMPVEQALAFTLVSRLMFTVADIAMAGGAAGLARWQLSKNKPVDA; encoded by the coding sequence ATGACCGTGCAGGACGAGGCCGCGCCGGCCGCATCGGCAGCGCCCGCCCCGCAGCCGGCCCCGCGCTCGGGCAGAGCCGCGCTGATGACCTGGCTGCGCAGGGCCCTGCTGGTCCTGGTGCTCGCCGCCGCGGGCTGGGCGCTGTACTCGCACTGGGGCGGGGTGTCCAAGACGCTGGTCACGGTGCCGTGGCACTCCACCGTGCTCAGCCAGCTCGCCGTCGTGCTCGGTATCACCGCGGGCACGCTCGGCTGGCAGACCATCGTCGACGGCCTCGGCAAGCCGATCGGCGCCTTCCGCGGCGCGCAGATCATGCTGGTCGGCTCGCTCGGCAAGTACGTCCCCGGTTCGGTGTGGGCCTACCTGCTGCAGATGGAACTGGGCCGCCAGGCCGGTCTGCCCAGGGCCAGGGTGTTCACCGCGACGCTGATCAACCTCGGCGTCGGCGTCGTGGCCTCGCTGCTGCTCGGCGTGCTGGCGCTGCCCGTGATGATGAGCTCGACGCCCGGCCTGATGTGGCTCTACCTGCTGCTGCCGATCGGCCTGATCGCGCTGCACCCGAAGGTGCTGACCTGGGGCGCTTCCCTCGTGCTCAAGGTGCTGAAGAAGGCTCCGCTCGACCACGTCCTGCCGTGGAGCACCGTCGGCCGCTCGCTGGGCTACGCGCTGCTGTCCTACGTGCTCTTCGGCGTGCACCTGTGGCTGCTGTCGATCAGCTCCGGGCCGGTCAGCGTGCGCGTGCTGCTGCTGTGCGCGGGCGCCGTGGCGATCGGCATGACCGTCGGCCTGATCGCGTTCATCCTGCCGTCCGGCGCCGGTGTCCGTGAGCTGGTCCTCGTCTCCGCGCTGAGCACCACGATGCCCGTGGAGCAGGCGCTCGCCTTCACCCTCGTGTCCAGGCTGATGTTCACCGTCGCCGACATCGCGATGGCGGGCGGCGCGGCCGGTCTGGCCAGGTGGCAGCTGTCCAAGAACAAGCCGGTGGATGCCTGA
- a CDS encoding DUF3558 domain-containing protein has protein sequence MRRHTDSCPPLKTATGEDSKGAAMADCRRLTRFSVLLLALPLTGCVNVVGGDTPPVPTTALVERPRVLDMNGVDPCALLTQEQQRGFDIDLPPTPGDSAVLQAKSCYFANQKGFESISLVPIPHTGVDRFTDGKVNADVRDLIVNGFPAKENVIRVNLPNHPPSCDVVVDVAPGQVLDVHYGETGRNGPPVRDREYVCKRAKEAAEAAISTLMKAK, from the coding sequence TTGAGGAGACACACCGACTCATGTCCACCACTGAAGACAGCAACCGGCGAGGACTCCAAGGGGGCCGCAATGGCTGACTGTCGCCGACTCACTCGGTTCAGCGTCCTCTTGCTCGCACTTCCCCTCACCGGTTGCGTCAACGTCGTCGGCGGGGACACACCCCCAGTGCCCACCACTGCCTTGGTTGAGCGACCGCGCGTCCTCGACATGAACGGTGTCGACCCATGCGCCCTACTCACCCAGGAACAGCAACGCGGCTTCGACATCGACCTGCCACCGACTCCTGGTGACAGCGCGGTCCTCCAAGCCAAGTCGTGTTACTTCGCCAACCAAAAGGGGTTCGAGAGCATCAGCCTCGTCCCGATCCCGCACACGGGCGTCGACCGGTTCACCGACGGCAAGGTCAACGCTGACGTTCGAGACCTCATCGTCAACGGGTTCCCGGCCAAGGAGAACGTCATCAGGGTCAATCTCCCCAACCACCCGCCGTCGTGTGATGTCGTCGTCGATGTCGCGCCAGGTCAGGTGCTGGACGTCCACTACGGGGAGACGGGGCGGAACGGCCCACCGGTACGGGATCGGGAGTACGTCTGCAAGCGCGCGAAGGAGGCGGCGGAAGCGGCGATCAGCACGCTCATGAAGGCGAAGTGA
- a CDS encoding PE domain-containing protein, producing MTDIGGISGDPRWRTEWTSLPTREEASRPGTLRIDRDKIPQAIALFSKIKQRMDQLYTEAAQALWVAPMAEDRVSVYIADVLTAKGLSDPECALNAILAFSRQLQDMVDRLEETHRLMSTTEDSNRRGLQGGRNG from the coding sequence ATGACGGACATCGGGGGGATATCCGGCGATCCGCGGTGGCGTACCGAATGGACCTCACTACCCACGCGCGAGGAAGCGTCGCGACCGGGAACGCTGCGCATCGACCGGGACAAGATCCCACAGGCCATCGCGCTGTTCAGCAAGATCAAACAGCGCATGGACCAGCTGTACACGGAAGCAGCGCAGGCTTTGTGGGTCGCACCGATGGCCGAAGACAGGGTCAGCGTCTACATCGCGGACGTGCTCACCGCAAAAGGCTTGTCAGACCCGGAATGCGCTCTCAACGCGATCTTGGCGTTCAGCAGACAGCTCCAAGACATGGTCGACCGGCTTGAGGAGACACACCGACTCATGTCCACCACTGAAGACAGCAACCGGCGAGGACTCCAAGGGGGCCGCAATGGCTGA
- a CDS encoding beta propeller repeat protein, with translation MEPSPSPRKGTATRLWQQERTPQLNAVLTDVVSTATRVWALGFLVTRTGHMTKALYREGAVWREAPIPDIGRVTALTAPGDEIWAAGDNGRMLHHFGTGWRRVDTPFPDDSHGSYLGMAEFGPDDVWAVGDVCRRADSHRRGLVQRWDGREWTELPLPDIGEHWGLSGITGTSATNVWAVGWAFESGLETAVVLHYDGDYWQRFATPTEPGLEHSLQDVSIVPDSGDVVAVGYRTTEAGVRSPLTMTWTGSGWRLTRAPEDDGQLNAVDGRVAVGYSEGDDAYAAHLGTRAWHRLRTPRPLGPRGRLTLNGVLSMPDGGAIAVGVERLPLPSTETLRPLVLHCSPTALRELGFGGSWPWSEGRRSVTGE, from the coding sequence ATGGAGCCTTCACCTTCGCCCAGGAAGGGCACGGCGACGCGCCTGTGGCAGCAGGAGCGGACACCGCAGCTGAACGCGGTGCTCACGGATGTGGTGAGCACCGCGACCCGGGTGTGGGCACTGGGCTTCCTGGTCACCAGGACCGGTCACATGACCAAGGCGCTCTACCGCGAGGGCGCCGTCTGGCGCGAGGCCCCGATCCCGGACATCGGCCGGGTCACCGCGCTGACCGCGCCCGGCGACGAGATCTGGGCGGCGGGGGACAACGGCCGGATGCTGCACCACTTCGGCACCGGGTGGCGCCGGGTGGACACCCCGTTCCCGGACGACTCGCACGGCTCCTACCTGGGCATGGCGGAGTTCGGCCCGGACGACGTGTGGGCGGTCGGCGACGTCTGCCGCCGCGCGGACAGCCACCGGCGCGGCCTGGTCCAGCGCTGGGACGGCCGGGAGTGGACCGAGCTGCCGCTGCCGGACATCGGCGAGCACTGGGGCCTGTCCGGGATCACCGGTACGTCCGCCACCAACGTCTGGGCGGTGGGCTGGGCGTTCGAGAGCGGCCTGGAGACGGCCGTGGTCCTGCACTACGACGGTGACTACTGGCAGCGCTTCGCCACGCCGACCGAACCGGGCCTGGAGCACAGCCTGCAGGACGTCTCGATCGTCCCGGACAGCGGTGACGTGGTCGCGGTCGGCTACCGCACCACCGAGGCCGGGGTGCGCTCGCCGCTGACGATGACGTGGACCGGCTCCGGCTGGCGGCTCACCCGGGCACCGGAGGACGACGGCCAGCTCAACGCGGTCGACGGACGCGTTGCGGTCGGCTACTCCGAGGGCGACGACGCCTACGCCGCACACCTGGGCACGCGGGCGTGGCACCGGCTGCGCACGCCCCGCCCGCTCGGTCCGCGGGGCAGGCTCACGCTCAACGGCGTGCTGAGCATGCCGGACGGCGGCGCCATCGCGGTCGGGGTCGAACGGCTGCCCCTGCCGTCGACGGAGACGCTGCGGCCGTTGGTGCTGCACTGCTCTCCGACCGCACTGCGGGAGCTGGGCTTCGGCGGTTCATGGCCCTGGTCCGAGGGCCGCCGCAGCGTGACCGGGGAGTAG
- a CDS encoding ESX secretion-associated protein EspG translates to MFTLSASAYQVLWERLALPQMPIELLVRPRGVEAHERRAEIERALEELRAKGLLDRGEAHPELSAALWLLADPESTVDGRLWNARVLAGRAKGRAVLSVLADDRFTVRWIDPGDLARAAVSVLPPLAAGPGQAVNVPSEVLGTAARAAGESEWAMVDALSAAGVPSGDARRLGNMIRGRSNGAQFGATVRQQRGSHVVASFDTPAGRYLIEERRGWTTVAPADAQRISARVDQVLAELVSRSRRAGSR, encoded by the coding sequence GTGTTCACGCTCTCAGCGTCCGCGTACCAGGTCTTGTGGGAACGGCTCGCGCTGCCGCAGATGCCGATCGAGCTGTTGGTGCGACCGCGTGGCGTCGAAGCGCACGAGCGCCGGGCGGAGATCGAGCGAGCCCTGGAAGAGTTGCGCGCCAAGGGATTGCTCGATCGTGGGGAAGCACATCCCGAGCTGTCCGCGGCGCTGTGGTTGCTGGCGGACCCGGAGTCCACTGTGGATGGTCGATTGTGGAACGCTCGGGTGCTCGCGGGGCGGGCGAAGGGGCGTGCGGTGCTCAGTGTCCTGGCCGACGACCGGTTCACGGTGCGGTGGATTGATCCTGGTGATCTCGCCCGCGCAGCGGTTTCGGTGCTGCCGCCGCTCGCGGCCGGACCGGGTCAGGCCGTGAACGTCCCCAGCGAGGTGCTGGGGACGGCGGCCCGGGCTGCTGGCGAGTCGGAGTGGGCCATGGTGGACGCGCTGTCGGCCGCTGGTGTGCCGAGCGGTGACGCGCGGCGACTGGGGAACATGATCCGGGGCCGGAGCAACGGCGCGCAGTTCGGCGCGACCGTGCGGCAGCAGCGAGGCAGCCACGTCGTGGCGTCCTTCGACACTCCCGCCGGGCGGTACCTGATCGAGGAGCGGCGCGGGTGGACGACCGTCGCTCCCGCCGACGCGCAACGGATCAGCGCGCGCGTCGATCAGGTGCTCGCCGAGCTGGTCAGCCGATCTCGCCGAGCAGGTAGCCGATGA
- a CDS encoding ATP-binding cassette domain-containing protein, which translates to MTETAIATTNLGRQYGAKWALRDCTLRIPAGRVVGVVGPAGAGKSTLMNMMVGLLHPSEGELEVLGERVGPTSVLERVAHIAEEDALCRNFKVTDLLTAARLFNARWTQRIAEDRLRERGISLDSKVGELSCGQRAQIALTVALATTPELLILDAPVTRLDPLARKETVSALLAAQAETGCTVVVSAREVTELEQLCDHLVLLDRGELRLAGDTAELVRRHQLGLDELVARHLAQPVG; encoded by the coding sequence ATGACCGAGACAGCGATCGCCACCACCAACCTCGGCAGGCAGTACGGCGCCAAGTGGGCGCTGCGCGACTGCACCCTGCGGATTCCCGCGGGCCGGGTGGTCGGCGTCGTCGGACCCGCGGGCGCGGGCAAGTCGACCCTGATGAACATGATGGTCGGCCTGCTGCACCCCTCCGAGGGCGAGCTGGAGGTGCTCGGCGAGCGGGTCGGGCCCACCAGCGTGCTGGAGCGGGTCGCGCACATCGCCGAGGAGGACGCGCTCTGCCGCAACTTCAAGGTGACCGACCTGCTCACCGCGGCGCGGCTGTTCAACGCGCGGTGGACGCAGCGGATCGCCGAGGACCGGCTGCGCGAGCGCGGGATCTCGCTCGACAGCAAGGTCGGTGAGCTCTCCTGCGGTCAGCGGGCCCAGATCGCGCTGACCGTCGCCCTGGCCACCACGCCGGAGCTGCTGATCCTGGACGCGCCGGTGACGCGGCTGGATCCGTTGGCGCGCAAGGAAACCGTGTCCGCGCTGCTGGCCGCGCAGGCCGAGACCGGGTGCACCGTCGTGGTCTCCGCGCGGGAGGTCACCGAGCTGGAGCAGCTGTGCGACCACCTCGTGCTGCTGGACCGGGGCGAGCTGCGGCTGGCCGGTGACACGGCCGAACTGGTGCGACGGCACCAGCTCGGCCTGGACGAACTCGTCGCGCGCCACCTGGCCCAGCCCGTCGGCTGA
- a CDS encoding AMP-binding protein, with product MSSPLVADGARLIDAPTGTELGGAELQARVTVVAGELTALPAGAILALTAVDLPSTLRYLGAFQAQRAVAVLAPDLDPEPLNDLVERFQPAAVLGVEPGVPVPGGYASADLTGPAWVRADGDGVEPHPDLAVLLPTSGSTGNPKLVRLSRTAVLSNARAIAQALRLDSREIAPTSLPLHYAYGLSVLNSHLVVGAAVLIEPNGVTAPSFWRAVDEHRATSLAGVPYHYELLHQADFDPAAHPALRTLTQAGGRLRTDRLTHFARRIEAVGGRMYVMYGQTEATTRMAVLPAERLAAKIGSVGQALPGAEFGIRPLPGEPPQAQGEVVYRGPNVMMGYAENAAELAGPDELRGELATGDLGYLDDEGFLFITGRLSRIGKVFGNRVNLDDLEHLLRGHGLAAAVPGDEDRVVIWLEDADAESCTAAAKELAERLHLHVSGFRVRPVERLPLLPSGKIDYRALEGR from the coding sequence GTGAGCAGCCCGCTGGTCGCCGACGGCGCACGGCTGATCGACGCGCCGACCGGCACGGAACTGGGCGGGGCGGAGTTGCAGGCCCGGGTCACCGTGGTCGCCGGGGAACTGACCGCGCTGCCGGCCGGGGCGATCCTGGCGCTGACCGCCGTCGATCTGCCGAGCACCCTGCGCTACCTGGGCGCCTTCCAGGCACAACGCGCCGTCGCGGTGCTCGCTCCCGACCTCGACCCCGAACCGCTGAACGATCTCGTCGAACGTTTTCAGCCTGCCGCGGTGCTCGGCGTCGAACCGGGCGTGCCCGTGCCTGGTGGCTACGCGTCCGCCGACCTGACCGGGCCGGCGTGGGTGCGCGCCGACGGGGACGGCGTCGAACCGCACCCCGATCTCGCCGTGCTGTTGCCCACGAGTGGTTCCACCGGCAACCCCAAGCTCGTCCGGCTCTCCCGGACCGCGGTGCTGTCCAACGCCAGGGCCATCGCGCAGGCGCTGCGGCTGGACTCCCGCGAAATCGCGCCGACCAGCCTGCCGCTGCACTACGCGTACGGCCTGTCCGTGCTCAACAGCCACCTCGTCGTCGGCGCGGCCGTGCTGATCGAGCCGAACGGGGTGACCGCACCGTCGTTCTGGCGCGCAGTCGACGAGCACCGCGCGACCTCCCTCGCGGGCGTGCCCTACCACTACGAACTGCTGCACCAGGCCGATTTCGACCCGGCCGCGCATCCCGCGCTGCGCACGCTGACCCAGGCGGGCGGGCGGTTGCGGACCGACCGGCTCACCCACTTCGCCAGGCGGATCGAGGCTGTCGGCGGCCGGATGTACGTGATGTACGGGCAGACCGAGGCCACGACGCGGATGGCCGTGCTGCCCGCGGAACGGCTGGCGGCGAAGATCGGTTCGGTCGGCCAGGCGCTGCCGGGCGCGGAGTTCGGCATCCGGCCGTTGCCCGGCGAGCCCCCGCAGGCCCAGGGCGAGGTGGTCTACCGCGGCCCGAACGTGATGATGGGCTACGCGGAGAACGCCGCCGAGCTGGCCGGGCCGGACGAGCTGCGCGGCGAGCTGGCCACCGGCGACCTCGGCTACCTCGACGACGAGGGCTTCCTGTTCATCACCGGGCGGCTCAGCCGCATCGGCAAGGTCTTCGGCAACCGGGTCAACCTCGACGACCTGGAGCACCTGCTGCGCGGCCACGGCCTGGCCGCCGCGGTGCCCGGCGACGAGGACCGGGTGGTGATCTGGCTGGAGGACGCGGACGCCGAGTCCTGCACGGCGGCCGCGAAGGAGCTGGCGGAACGCCTGCACCTGCACGTGTCGGGCTTCCGGGTGCGCCCGGTGGAGCGGCTGCCGCTGCTGCCCAGCGGCAAGATCGACTACCGCGCGCTGGAGGGCCGATGA
- a CDS encoding helix-turn-helix domain-containing protein gives MTDTPTVRKRRVGRILRELRERAGLSHTDVAGRIASSTTVISRIESGQNTIVLRHVHDLLDIYGAPDDLRDQVLDLIKEAERPRYWQPFARHLPKVQRTYLSLESEASLLCGIDTHAFHPLLQTTDYARAVLAANWRVGTDDTRREQLLALGVARQDLIGRTEDPLGVSLFVDESVLRRPIGGIDVLREQLHHVQALVESPHIDIRVVPNKVGLHPGIDGPFTLLHFDEPDMEVGYVPHRDGCLYLQRSRELDELGRRLDTLAGLAFPASATAGFIGYLLGEIG, from the coding sequence GTGACCGACACGCCGACCGTACGCAAGCGCCGGGTGGGGCGGATCCTGCGTGAGCTGCGGGAACGCGCCGGTCTGAGCCACACCGACGTGGCGGGCCGGATCGCGTCCTCCACCACGGTGATCTCCCGCATCGAGAGCGGGCAGAACACGATCGTGCTGCGGCACGTGCACGACCTGCTCGACATCTACGGCGCGCCCGACGACCTCCGCGACCAGGTGCTCGACCTGATCAAGGAGGCGGAGCGGCCCCGCTACTGGCAACCCTTCGCCCGGCACCTGCCCAAGGTGCAACGCACCTACCTCAGCCTGGAGTCCGAGGCGTCGCTGCTCTGCGGCATCGACACGCACGCCTTCCACCCGCTGCTGCAGACCACCGACTACGCCCGCGCCGTGCTCGCCGCGAACTGGCGCGTCGGCACCGACGACACCCGCCGGGAACAGCTGCTCGCGCTCGGCGTGGCCCGCCAGGACCTCATCGGCCGCACCGAAGACCCCCTCGGCGTCAGCCTCTTCGTCGACGAGTCCGTGCTGCGCAGGCCCATCGGCGGCATCGACGTCCTGCGCGAACAACTCCACCACGTGCAGGCACTCGTCGAGTCACCGCACATCGACATCCGCGTCGTGCCCAACAAGGTCGGCCTGCACCCGGGCATCGACGGGCCGTTCACCCTGCTGCACTTCGACGAACCGGACATGGAGGTCGGCTACGTCCCACACCGGGACGGCTGCCTCTACCTGCAACGCTCCCGGGAGCTCGACGAACTCGGCCGACGCCTCGACACCCTTGCCGGGCTTGCCTTTCCCGCGTCGGCGACGGCCGGCTTCATCGGCTACCTGCTCGGCGAGATCGGCTGA
- a CDS encoding Gfo/Idh/MocA family protein produces the protein MSNPRIALIGGGQMGSLHARVLAQSARADFVQLIEPRQESGRLLADKYGAAWAPDFDGLSNVDAVVIAAATEAHYALAKRVLELGKPLLVEKPLAASYEQSAELVAESEQRGLPLLCGFLERFNPAVLTAKQFIGDVVQVNATRHSPFVSRIKTGVATDLLIHDVDLAIGFTGQEPDSVKGSFGYFHSQSKTNRSEDSADATMSFANGALATISASRISQRKIREISVMELHRLIEIDLLRKGITIYRHVADSPASDGVGYRQQTVIEIPSIQHSAEPLAAQLDHFLNLLDTGAGVDAERKAILPAHRAVHEATVSATAVAAV, from the coding sequence ATGAGCAACCCCAGGATCGCCCTCATCGGCGGGGGCCAGATGGGCTCGCTGCACGCCCGTGTGCTCGCCCAGTCCGCCCGCGCCGACTTCGTCCAGCTGATCGAGCCGCGCCAGGAGTCCGGCAGGCTGCTCGCCGACAAGTACGGCGCGGCATGGGCCCCGGACTTCGACGGACTGTCCAATGTGGACGCGGTGGTGATCGCGGCGGCCACCGAGGCGCACTACGCGCTGGCCAAGCGCGTGCTGGAGCTGGGAAAGCCGCTGCTGGTGGAGAAGCCGCTCGCGGCCTCCTACGAGCAGTCGGCCGAACTGGTCGCGGAGTCCGAGCAGCGCGGCCTGCCGCTGCTGTGCGGGTTCCTGGAGCGGTTCAACCCGGCGGTGCTCACCGCGAAGCAGTTCATCGGTGACGTCGTGCAGGTCAACGCGACCCGGCACTCGCCGTTCGTCTCCCGGATCAAGACCGGTGTCGCCACCGACCTGCTGATCCACGACGTGGACCTGGCGATCGGCTTCACCGGCCAGGAGCCGGACTCGGTCAAGGGCTCCTTCGGCTACTTCCACAGCCAGTCGAAGACCAACCGGTCCGAGGACAGCGCCGACGCCACCATGTCCTTCGCCAACGGCGCGCTGGCCACCATCTCGGCCAGCCGGATCAGCCAGCGCAAGATCCGCGAGATCTCGGTGATGGAGCTGCACCGGCTGATCGAGATCGACCTGCTGCGCAAGGGGATCACCATCTACCGGCACGTCGCCGACTCGCCCGCCTCCGACGGCGTCGGCTACCGCCAGCAGACCGTCATCGAGATCCCCTCCATCCAGCACAGCGCGGAGCCGCTGGCCGCGCAGCTGGACCACTTCCTCAACCTGCTCGACACCGGCGCCGGGGTCGACGCGGAGCGCAAGGCGATCCTGCCCGCGCACCGCGCCGTGCACGAGGCGACCGTCTCGGCGACGGCGGTCGCGGCCGTCTAG
- a CDS encoding DegT/DnrJ/EryC1/StrS family aminotransferase — MIPITVVDVADAEPLVMEVLRSGVIAQGPMVKRFEDAFAEVAGVRHAIAVNSGTTALVASIQVLDLKPGDEVVTSPFTFVATLNAILEAGATARFADISEDDFCVDPDAIAAAIGPRTKVLMPVHLYGQMADMSRIAPLAERNGLALVEDAAQAVGASFAGNKAGSYGLGCFSLYATKNITTAEGGVITTNDDELADRLRVLRNQGMRARYQYEVAGHNYRLTDLHAAVGIPQLEKLAAVTEQRQRNADALSKGLADVPGLRLPQVLADRTHVWHQYTVLVGPDAAVDRDELSAKLTEKGVGNGIYYPKVVFDYDCYRDHPGVIASDVPVTARVAQQALSLPVHPKLSESDIDKVVGTVREVLGA, encoded by the coding sequence ATGATCCCCATCACCGTCGTCGACGTCGCCGACGCGGAACCGCTGGTCATGGAGGTCCTGCGTTCGGGCGTCATCGCCCAGGGCCCGATGGTCAAGCGGTTCGAGGATGCTTTTGCCGAGGTCGCTGGCGTGCGCCACGCGATCGCCGTGAACAGCGGCACAACAGCGTTGGTCGCCTCGATCCAGGTCCTGGACCTGAAGCCGGGCGACGAGGTCGTCACCTCGCCCTTCACCTTCGTCGCCACGCTGAACGCGATCCTGGAGGCGGGCGCGACCGCGCGCTTCGCAGACATCTCCGAGGACGACTTCTGCGTCGACCCGGACGCGATCGCCGCCGCGATCGGGCCGAGGACCAAGGTCCTGATGCCGGTGCACCTCTACGGGCAGATGGCCGACATGAGCCGGATCGCGCCGCTGGCCGAGCGCAACGGCCTCGCCCTGGTCGAGGACGCCGCGCAGGCGGTGGGCGCCAGCTTCGCCGGGAACAAGGCGGGCAGCTACGGTCTCGGCTGCTTCTCGCTCTACGCCACCAAGAACATCACCACCGCCGAGGGCGGTGTGATCACCACGAACGACGACGAGCTGGCCGACCGGCTGCGCGTGCTGCGCAACCAGGGCATGCGGGCCCGCTACCAGTACGAGGTCGCCGGGCACAACTACCGGCTGACCGACCTGCACGCCGCCGTGGGCATCCCGCAGCTGGAGAAGCTGGCCGCGGTGACCGAGCAGCGCCAGCGCAACGCCGATGCGCTGTCCAAGGGCCTCGCCGACGTGCCCGGCCTGCGGCTGCCGCAGGTGCTCGCCGACCGCACCCACGTCTGGCACCAGTACACCGTGCTGGTCGGCCCGGACGCGGCCGTCGACCGGGACGAGCTGTCGGCGAAGCTGACCGAGAAGGGTGTCGGCAACGGCATCTACTACCCGAAGGTCGTCTTCGACTACGACTGCTACCGGGACCACCCCGGCGTGATCGCCTCCGACGTGCCGGTCACCGCGCGGGTCGCGCAGCAGGCGCTGTCGCTGCCGGTGCACCCCAAGCTCTCCGAGTCCGACATCGACAAGGTCGTCGGCACCGTGCGGGAGGTGCTCGGCGCATGA